Within Elusimicrobiota bacterium, the genomic segment GTTTAACGGGCAACAGGTACAAACCACCACTGAAAACGGTAAGTGGATGCTAAAACTTAAAAACCTAACTCCCGGCGGGCCGTATAAAATGGTTATTAAAGGCAAAAATATTATTGAACTTAATAATATCCTCGTCGGTGATGTTTGGGTTGGCAGCGGGCAGTCTAACATGGCATGGACAATGTCAAAAACATCGAATGCTGCATTTGACGTCGCGAACTCGACTAACCCGTTAATCCGGTTATTCACTGTCCCGAGAAAAAGTACGGGTACAGAACTTGAGTTTATCGGGTCGAAATGGAACGAATGCCTGCCATCGACTGTCCACAACTTTTCCGGGGTTGCATACTTCTTCGGAAAAAATATGGTGGACGCCACAAAAGTTCCTGTTGGGTTGATCAACTCCTCTGTCGGAGGTACACCGGCAGAAGCGTGGATGAGCAAAAATGAACTTACCACAAATCCTGTATTAGTTGAAGATTACAAAAAACTTGTTGAATTAGAAAATACGTATCTCGAAGTTAAGTCTACTTTTACGACAACAGAACCGGTGAAGAAAAAACCGGCAGTTGGAGGAAGTCAAAAACAATCAGTACTTTACAACGGTATGATCGCGCCTTTATTAGACTATACCATTAAAGGTGTTATCTGGTA encodes:
- a CDS encoding sialate O-acetylesterase — protein: MVNLKVTCNTLAVILVLTTTVKANADITLSGLFSDNMVLQRGVETKVWGYADNGENVTVEFNGQQVQTTTENGKWMLKLKNLTPGGPYKMVIKGKNIIELNNILVGDVWVGSGQSNMAWTMSKTSNAAFDVANSTNPLIRLFTVPRKSTGTELEFIGSKWNECLPSTVHNFSGVAYFFGKNMVDATKVPVGLINSSVGGTPAEAWMSKNELTTNPVLVEDYKKLVELENTYLEVKSTFTTTEPVKKKPAVGGSQKQSVLYNGMIAPLLDYTIKGVIWYQGEANRKRKSDYGRLLTALITSWRQAWNIGDFPFLM